The Paenibacillus sp. G2S3 region TTGGATACAATTTACGACTTTAATCTGCTGCTTTTAGTACCTGTATTAATCATCTTGTATGGTTCGATTGCGAAGAAACCGACAATACCGGTCATGCTGATCTCTTCAATGTTCGCTATGGCTAACGCACTTCTATTCCAGGGCTTTACGCTGAATGATGTCGTTTCTTCTGTTGTTAATGGATTCAATATCTCCATGGTTCAAGTAGCTGGCTTTGATTCTGCCAACGTTATTGAAGATGTACCCCGTCTCTTAAATCGTGGCGGAATGAACTCCATGATGGGTACACTTCTCATTTGCTTCTGTGCAATCACGTTCGCTGGAACCATCTCTCTGACGAAGTCCCTGGAACTGATTGTTAATAAGCTTTTGAAGTTTGTCCATTCCACAGGATCTATGATCGTAGCAACCATTGTTACAGGTCTTACGATGATCGGAGTTACAAGTAACGGTCAGGTGTCCATCTTAATGCCAGGTGAAATGCTGCGTGAAGCATATATCCGTCGGGGCTTGCATCCAAAGAACTTGGGACGTACCATCGAGGATTCAGCGGCCATTACCGAGCCTATTCTGCCTTGGACAGCTGCAGGTGCTTATATGGCGGGAACGCTGGGTGTTGCAACATTAGACTATTTACCTTGGGCTGTTCTATGTTGGACAGGAATAATCTTTGCGACGATATGGGGCTTTACGGGATTCGGTATCGCGAAGTTAACGCCAGAGCAACAGGCAGAAATGCTAAAGGAATATGACGGTAACACTAATAAACAAGTTGGATAAAGGAGTCTTTTAGAATGACAAATATGCATAAAGAAATTGTAATAACAACGGATGCACCGGATGCAATTGGACCTTATTCTCAAGCTGTAAAGCTTGGGAACGTCCTATATACTTCAGGACAACTCGGACTAGACCCGGTTAGTGGGACTTTTCCTGCTACGGTTGAGGAACAGACGGAACGGTCGTTGCTGAATGTCAAAGCCCTACTGGAAGCGGCGGGTACAAGCATGGACCAGGTAATTAAGACGACCGTTTTCCTAAAGGATATGAATGATTTTCTTAAGGTGAACGAGATTTATGGAAGGTTTTTTTCTCAGCCATACCCTGCTCGCAGCGCTGTTGAAGTAGCACGTCTGCCTAAGGATGGGCTCGTAGAAATTGAAGTTATAGCTTATATACCATAAGAGAGCAGACATTAGTGGGTACTACCCAAATTTGTATTTCAAAACGTTGATTAGGAAATAAGTCAGAAAGCCGCCCTGGATAGGGCGGCTTTCTTAATTGTGAGCAGAGTCGTAGTTGAAATTGAAAATTTTCATGAAAATTTAAAGTGAAAATATTCATGAAAATGTAACAGTAACCATAACTAATTACATAAAGAACTTCCCAAAACAGTATCTTTGCGTTATCATATATGTGAAAACATTCACAAAAGGGGCGTTATAAAGATGAAGAAGACATCAAGTGCTGCTCTTATTCTCATTCTCTCTGGCATGCTCGTGATCGCAGGCTGCGGTAACAGTAATAGCAACACTACAGCTAGTAGTAATGGCAACGAGAACAAGAGTAAGGTCAATGAGACGGTTAACAATGATAAAGCTGAAGCCGTATCAGGCGCATCAGAGGCTAGCTACACACCAATGGATCAATTAAAAGATAATTATGATATCGTTATTGTTGGTGCTGGTGGTGCGGGAATGTCTGCTGCACTGGAAGCTAAGGCTAAAGGCTTGAACCCGGTTATTTTAGAAAAAATGCCGGTTGCAGGCGGTAATACAAGTAAATCTTCGTCGGGGATGAACGCTTCTCAAACGAAATTCCAAAAAGAACAAGGCATTAAAGACAGCAATGATTTGTTTTATGAAGAGACACTAAAAGGCGGCCACGACACGAACGATAAAGAGATGCTTCGCTTCTTTGTGGACAATTCTGCAAGTGCTATCGATTGGTTGGATTCGATCGGCATCAGACTGAACAATATCACAATCACAGGCGGTATGAACGAAAAACGTACCCACCGTCCAGAAGACGGCTCTGCGGTAGGCCAATATCTTGTCAAAGGATTGGTTAAGAACGTACAGGAAAAAGAAGTTCCATTGTTTGTGAATGCAGATGTGAAGGAAATTACCCAAAAAGACGGTAAGGTTGACGGAGTAAAGGTACTCTTTAACCAGGCCGATGAAAAAACCATTACAGCGAAGGCAGTTGTTGTAACAACTGGCGGTTTCGGTGCCGATATGGATATGATCTCTAAAGTCAGACCTGATCTGGAAGGATACGTTACGACTAACCAGATCGGCAGCACCGGCGACGGTATCAAGATGATCGAGGCACTAGGTGGAACCACCGTTGATATGGATCAAATCCAGGTTCACCCTACAGTTCAACAAGAGAAATCTTATCTGATCGGGGAAGCTGTTCGCGGCGAAGGTTCTATCCTCGTGAATAGCGAAGGTACACGGTTCGTAAACGAATTGACTACACGTGATAAAGTTACCGAAGCGATCAATGCACTTCCTGAAAAGGCGGCTACTCTTGTCTTTGATTCCGGCGTCAAATCACGCGTTAAAGCAATTGAACAATATGATAAAATGGGCTTCGTAATCCAAGCGGATACCATCGAAGCATTGGCGAAAGAAATCGGCGTTCCAGCGGATAAGCTAAAATCGACACTTGATACTTGGAACAGCGCGGTTAAGAACAAGAACGATGCTGAATTTGGCAGAACCACAGGGATGGACAACGACTTGTCCACAGGTCCTTATTACGCAATTAAGATCGCACCAGGGATCCACTACACCATGGGCGGTGTGAAGATCAATACGAACACAGAAGTATTAAATAAAGACGGTGCTGCTATTCCTGGTCTGTTTGCAGCAGGTGAAGTTACAGGTGGATTGCACGGTCAAAACCGGATCGGCGGTAACTCTGTAGCAGAGATCATTATTTTCGGCCGTCAAGCAGGGATTAAATCTGCTGAGTTCGTACAAGCGCAATAAGATACTAATTGCATAATCTGGTTAAAACAAAAGAACCGCTTGGGCTAATAGAAGCCCGAGCGGTTCTTTGTTTGATCTCTCATTCAGGTGAGAGGAGTGATCTCTATTCAGAAGGCTGCTTTCCGCTTTTAGCTTGTTCTTCTCGCATCCATTGTGACAGCTGGCGTTTGAGTTTAAGAAATTCCGGTGAATCTGTAATCTCATCACGGCGCGGACGCGGAAACGGTACATCTACAGTATGTAAAATAGAGCCGGGGCGACCCGAGAATACATAAATACGATTCGAGAGCAGCAACGCTTCTTCGATGTTATGGGTAATGAACAGCACGGATCGGCGATTTTCCTCCCACAATTCGAGCAGCCAGCGCTGCATTTCACTGCGAGTTAGTGCATCCAGTGCGCTGAAAGGTTCATCGAGCAGCATCAGCTCCTGCGGAGCGAGCAATGCTCTGAGAAAAGCAGCACGTTGCTGCATCCCACCAGACAGCATATGCGGATAAGCATGTTCAAACCCGCTCAAGCCAACTTTGGCCAGCCATTGTCGTGCTTCCTCACGAGCTCCATCATGCAGTGCACCTTTGATTTCACCCGCGAGCAGTACATTGTCTTCAATCGTCCGCCAAGGAAAAAGTGCAGGCTGCTGCGGCATATAACTAATCTCACCACGTTGTCCCGTAACGACCTTACCGTTCATGAGGATCGTTCCCGCATCTGGCTTCACAAGACCGCCGATCATATGGAATAAGGTGCTTTTTCCACAGCCGGAAGGACCAACAATTGAAACGAACTCTTGCTGCTCTACCTTAAGAGAAACGTTGTTCAGCACGTTCGTCTCACGGCGACGATGGGTGAAGGACTTGGAGATGCCGCTTACTTCAAGAGCAGGTGGTGCAGCAGTATGAGCTTCAGGAGAGCTTATGATTTCAGTTGTTCTTTGTTGCATTTGCGTCGCTTGAGACATACAGGCATCTTCCTTTCTATGAGCTACGGCGCGGTTTCCAGCGGACTAACCATTTTTCCAACAATGCGATAATAGCAAAAAGCACGAGACTTAAAAGTACAATAATAACAATAGCAACAAACATCCGATCCGTTCGATAAGCGGATTTCTGGAGGAGCATATAATAGCCAATCCCTTTATCCGCGCCAATCCATTCTGCGACCACGGCTCCCATAACTGCGTAGGTGGCGGATATCTTTACACCTGAGAATAGTGCCGGGATAGAAGACGGAAGCTCCAGCTTGGTGAAGATTTGCCACTTGCTTGCGCCCGCCATTTTCATATAATTCATCATGACCTGATCACTTTGAGACAAGCCGCCCATTGCAGCGACAGCTACCGGGAAGAAGCATACCAGCGTAATCAGCACGATTTTGGGCAAAAGACCGAAGCCGAACCAGATGATAAGCAGCGGTCCGAGTGCGATAGAAGGAACATTTTGACTCAGAATAATGAGTGGATAAAAAGCCCGTTTGGCCCAAGGCAAAAGATGCAAAAGTAGAGCAACAATCAAGCCTACACCTGTACCAATCGGAAAACCAATTAAAGTGAGTCGCAGCGTAGCCATCGTATGAACCCAAAGACCAGAAGCGTTACTGGTAGATTCGCGAGCAATGTCAGCAGGACTCGGAAGAATCCATGATTCGATATGGAATAGAGATACAGATAGCTGCCATACAGTTAAAAAGAAGACGACCGCCACAAGGGGCGGCCATATTAGCTTCCAGGTCGATCTCACGGCCGATATTTCTCCGTCAATTTATCCATGCTGATTCCGGTAGGATTATGAGCGATTTTGATCTGCGAAATCACGCTTGGACTACCTGCTTCGATTAGCGCCTCCTGCATTTGACGCACAACCTCCAGCAGCTCGCTAAGCTCACCTTCCATAGTGGTTTCCAGCGGATTCACTTGGTGTTTAACGCCGGACTTCTGAATAACTTCAATCGCTTTATCTACGTAGGGGATGGAGTCCTCATTGTTTGGAGTCTTAGGAATTACTTGAATGCTTAATAATGTGTTAGCCACAATAATCAATCCTCTCATTTTATAAGGTAGTTAAAAAGTCAACTTTGATAACGAAGTAATTCAGGAAGCAGACTCGGCGTCGAATCTTGAACGAACTTGGGAAGTCCGGTCTACTCCGCCGGTAAAAAATCATTCGTGAATGCACTAGCTGCATCCAGCGGTTTATCCAGCAGCTTCAGATCATACATCCAGTCGCCGTAATTCTGCCAGACCTCGGTTTTTTGCTCGCCCCAGCGGGGTGCATCGTCCTTGTATTTCGGGCTGAGCCATTTTTGGCTAGCTAGGACAAGCTCGGTATCTAGATCAGGCACAGCTTTAGATAATGTAGCGGCTGCCTCTTCCGGATGATCAATAGCATACTGATACCCTTTTGATGTAGCTTTCAGGAAAGCCTTCACCAAATCTGGATTCTCTGTGATCTGCTTCTCGCTCGTTGTTAGCACAGGCGTGTAATAATCAAGCTGAGGCGCATAATCCTTTAAGTACAGCATATCCAGAGGTTCACCACGCAGTTCAGCCTCAATACCGGTCCATGCGTAGAAGATCCAAGCGAAATCAATGTCGCGTTTTACGGCTGTAAAATAATCTGCTTCCCCAATACTGATTAGCTTCACCTTTTTCACATCGCCACCAACAGGGTCCATGATCGCCTTCATGGCTGCTTCTTCAGCAGGAGAGCCCCAACCGCCGTAGGTTTTACCCTCAAAATCTTTTGGTGATTTAATATTGCGGTCTACTGGAGCGGCGAATCCCGAAGTATTATGCTGAATAATGGCTGCAATCGAGACAAGGGGAACGCCTTGTAGACGGGCTAGAGTCAATCCTTCCTGAGCGCTGATCCCAAAAGCAGCTTCGCCAGAAGTAACCATGGTATCGGAACCCGCGGCGCCAGGTTGAACGATTTCTACATCCAGACCTTCTTCCGCGTAATAACCAAGATCCTTGGCTACGTATAGACCGGTGTGGTTCGTATTCGGTGTCCAATCCAGTGCAACCTTAACTTTGGTAAGCTCTTTCGGAGCATTTGATCCGGTCGCTGCATTCGATTCCGCAGCATTTCCTTTGTTTCCGGCTGTATTCCCATTGTTGCTGCCGCATCCAGCAATCGCAAGAATGAGCATACAGATGAGGCTCAGCATGAGTGCTTTTTTGAGTTGCATGTTTTCTTCTCTCCTTTAAGGTTGCCAGATCCCGTCATCCAACATGAATCATAAAGTGTAGTATGTACATTTCTTCTACATCTTTTGTGATCTACACAAAAAAAGCGCCCCGAGTGATCGGGACGCTGGCTTGGCGCTAGGTTAGTAAAGGTCACAGGGACCAAAACCAATTGGCGATTCCTACGCTGGCATTATCCAGATCAGGTATAAGGGTCAGTATCTTGTGGGATACAATCTCAGCCGGCCAATTCCAGCACCCCTGGTTCTATGAAGTTAACGGGTATTTCCACGTGCAATATAAGCAAGTATAAGTGTTGTACCTATACTTTATATCTTATATTTCTCGCATACGGTGTATTATAGACGGCTGTTCTCGGAATGTCTAGTAGCACGCTCCTAAATTTTTCAAATCTATGGCTGCCATTTCGTCAGTCTAGATCTTTATATTTCTTTCGGTGACGCCGCTTAAGCTCACTAACCAGAGCACCTAACGTAAGGACAACGCTGACCATTATCCCGCTCATAATCACGAAGAGAGCAAGAAACTCAAAGGGCGAATAGCTGATCATTTTACTCCATTGAATCTTTCCATCCAGATCGTCAATGACCTGATTCATGCCATAAATCCCACTTACCACCGTAAATACAGTGAGGATCATCAGCAGATTATCCCGGCGCTTGGACTGGAATTTATCTTGATACTGAAACAGGTCAGTCAAGGTTTCTTTCACTTCCTCGAACAGAGCGTCGTTTCCGTATACTTTACGCAGCTGAAGAAAAATCTCCCGTCCTTGCGACTGTGAAATCAGCTCCAAGAAATAGAACTTTGCCGAGAATTTATTAATCGAGTAGATTAAATTATCGATCTCATCATAATCGTGGTTTATGCGTAGTCGGGAATGCATATTTGCCAGCTTTAGCAGAACAATTTTGTGGAAAATATTGAGTAGAAATCCGTAATAATATTGCCCGTACATCTGGTTGGCCAGGTTAACGGCAATCTTCGGTTCAGCTCGTGTCATGCAGCAAAAGGTCTGCTCATTCATCATATAATACGTGTCTGGACCCCATCGATTATAGGAATGCTCATGACAATAGTTCGCAATATACGCTGGATCGCTGGCACTGGCATAGGGCTTCCCGTTCAGATCAATTCCATCAAGCTGAGAGGCGCGATAGCGTAGATTTACACTAATCTCATCAGAATCTTCTTCATTCTGAAAGCCGTAAAAGGCCTGCACCTGCATTCTTTCATCTACGAAAAAGGGGAGCGTCTCGAAATAAGCCCCATTGATATCCGAATGATCTAGAAAAGGCTCCAGTCCATCCACCAGATTTCGGAAGACAAAATCCTCCACCATCTCAAAGGTCTCTTCCCCGCAATGGATATAAGTATAGTCATCCTGTACGAAGGTGTTCTCAAGTGCTCGGAAGCGGTCCGCGAATTCGAGTGCAATACTAAAGGGAATCGAATCCCCCTCAAGCTGGACACGTATCGTCACAAATCCAAGCTGAAAAGGACATATGAATATATCCGTCGAGAGAACTTTAAAAAATATGGACTGCTGCGGAATCTCCAGAATACAGTCCAGATTATTTACTCTGGAAAAGCGGCGGAAAGAGTCAGCATCCTTCTGTCGTGGAAAAAGGATGTGTGCAGCAAACGGTAAATAGGTGCGCTCCATTCGTTCATGGGAAACACAGTAGCCTTCTCCATAATAGGCATTTTCCAGTTCTTTATTATCCAGAAAAAAACGTGTGAAGCCATCATCCTGCAACTGCTGGATAAGCTTTTTAGAATCGCCCTTTTTTATTGAAAAGGGAAAAATAAACTGCATAAGCGCAGTATGTAATAAAGGCTCAGTTGAAAGCTTATCCATTCATCGTCCATCCTTGTGCTCAGAATATGCTTATAGATGACATTACCCTAAAAGGATTAGGTTGATACCATTCTAACATTCTAAATACTGGAACTCTTTCTTTGCACTGCTTGCCTGGATTGGAATCTCCATGCGGCAATGCTCAGCAAGAACAAAAAGGCGGCAAAACCGGCAAGTAACCCAGCGGTTTGTGCCACTTTTAGATGGTCCATAGACCAGCCCATGAATAGGGGCAGCAGGGCTCCACCGACACCTCCAGCAGCGATCATTATACTAGGTGTCGACTCTTCGGCTCCTGGCAGCATCTTGCTGGAGAAGACTAAAGCAATGGAGAAAATACCAGACATAAATAGCCCAAGCAGTAAAATGACAATGAACGCAGCCACTCGATTCTCCGTGAACGGAAAAAGAGTCAGCAGTAACAAGGTCAGTAAACAGCTGCTCAAAATGTACACGCGATAAGAAATTTTCTCTGCGATCACTCCAGCAAACAGTCTTCCCGTAGACATAGCTAGCCAAAAGAAAGTGACTGTCAGCGCCGCCGCAGATTCCGTCATCCCTAGCTTGGCGATAAAGATGGCGGGCATAAAGTTGACCAGACTCATCTCTGTACCTACATAGAGAAAGAAGAAAAGGATGAAGATGCCCAGCAGAATCCATTGCTTCCCTTTATACGGAAGCTGTGTGCTGGACTGCGAGGAATGCGAAGTTACTGAGACTTTGCGAGGGGCTCGCTCGTCTAGTATGCGCTGCAGATTCCCAAAATGGCCTCTTCCCCAGAGAATGAGGGAAATTAATGAGAAGCCAGCGACAATTAGAAATGCCAATCTCCATGCTCCGGTAGCAATGAGCGGACTGGCGATAAGAGGCATTACGAGTGCTCCTATCCCAAATAGGACTTCAAGTCGGCTCATCGCAATAGCGGTTCCTTCTGTCACAGCTCCGATAATGATGGTGCCGATGACGGCTTCGATCATGCCGAAACCAAAGCCAGCCGCAACAGCGATGACATACATCCATCCCCAAGGTGGTAGAAAAGCATACGCAATTTCAGCGGTCAGGAGAAGAGCGGTGGCGATAATGATGCCTCCACGTTTGCCAAAACGGCGATTGAGTAGGGGAGAGACAAGCACACCAGCAAGAAAACCAGCGAATTGACTAAAAATTAATTGCCCGCCGGCACTATAATTTTGGTCATAATGCTTTAACAGAACGGGAAGAATAGATCCCAGCACTACATGAGCAAGTCCAATGACAAAGTAGGAAAGACAGCCAATCCAGATCAGTTTTTTCACGAAATAGGCTCCTTAGCTAGAAGTAGGTTTATGGGATGTGGTCGGATTCAATTTGGACCTAAAGGGTACATTATAACAAGCACCATAATTATGATAAGTCCAAACCGAGAGCTTGGATATATAAACTTTTGTTTATATGCATGAAAGGAGAGATTTACGTAATGGATAACAAACAACTAGAACAACTCATTATTAAGGCACTGGATAATAACAAGTTCGGTTCCTTCGGTACGATCGAAGGAGGAAACAAACCCAAAGTTCGTTACATGGCTATTTTCCATGAAGGATTGAAAATTTATTTAGCTACGAATCGGAAGACGCATAAGGTAGAAGAATTATCAGATAATCCGAATACATTTTTGCTACTTGGCTATGAGTCAGGTGGAAGCAAAGAGGTGCTGGAGATTGAAGCAACTGCTGCTGTCTCTATGGATGAAGGACTGCGCACGAAGGTGTGGAATAAAGAGCTTGAGCCGTGGTTTACTGGACCCGACGACCCTAATTATGTGATTCTTGAGCTTACTCCAACACGTATCGAGTACATCGGTAGTAATAAAGAGCATGGTGTTTGGACTCCCTAAGCCCATTTCAAATGATTCCGAAAGCCTTCCTATCCCACTGAGGATTAGGAGGGCTTTTTTTTGAAAATATAAGAAAGCATAAGTCCCTGAGTGTTCCTGTTAAAACATGTTATAATGACTTCAACTTTTTACTTAATTTCTCAGGGAGGACTTAAAATACATGAGCGTTACTCTGTTATATATTGAAGATGATCGTGAAATCGGCAGTGTTGTTTCTGCGGATTTAAGTGAACGTGGTTATAGTGTACGTTGGCTACGGAGCGGGGAGGGAGCGACGGAGGAAGCAGCATCTTGTCAATTGGCTATTCTGGATGTAATGCTTCCAGGTCTGGATGGATTTACTGTTGGACAACGCTTGAAGCGGGTGTACCCTAAGCTACCGATCTTGATGCTCTCCGCACGAACTTCAATTGATGATAAGCTGCAGGGGCTTGAGTTCGCAGACGATTATTTGACCAAGCCTTTTCATCCGGATGAATTGGCGGCCCGTATCGAGGTGCTGCTCAGACGGAATGGAGCATCTG contains the following coding sequences:
- the nhaC gene encoding Na+/H+ antiporter NhaC, producing the protein MSKSESPRVKKQPTMFLALLPIITMIVLLSLGYVLFELPPEPLIITSAVVAGIIAIILGYSYNDILESIAGKIAKTMPAILILIMVGFMIGAWMVGGTIPMMIYYGLKIISPQFLLITAFIATAAVSLCTGTSWGSAGTIGVAFMGVGAGMDANLAAVAGAVVAGAYFGDKLSPLSDTTNIAALATGVNLYEHIGHLLYTTLPSFIVASVVFIITGLNTDAAGAIVPEKVGTIMGSLDTIYDFNLLLLVPVLIILYGSIAKKPTIPVMLISSMFAMANALLFQGFTLNDVVSSVVNGFNISMVQVAGFDSANVIEDVPRLLNRGGMNSMMGTLLICFCAITFAGTISLTKSLELIVNKLLKFVHSTGSMIVATIVTGLTMIGVTSNGQVSILMPGEMLREAYIRRGLHPKNLGRTIEDSAAITEPILPWTAAGAYMAGTLGVATLDYLPWAVLCWTGIIFATIWGFTGFGIAKLTPEQQAEMLKEYDGNTNKQVG
- a CDS encoding RidA family protein, giving the protein MHKEIVITTDAPDAIGPYSQAVKLGNVLYTSGQLGLDPVSGTFPATVEEQTERSLLNVKALLEAAGTSMDQVIKTTVFLKDMNDFLKVNEIYGRFFSQPYPARSAVEVARLPKDGLVEIEVIAYIP
- a CDS encoding flavocytochrome c, producing the protein MKKTSSAALILILSGMLVIAGCGNSNSNTTASSNGNENKSKVNETVNNDKAEAVSGASEASYTPMDQLKDNYDIVIVGAGGAGMSAALEAKAKGLNPVILEKMPVAGGNTSKSSSGMNASQTKFQKEQGIKDSNDLFYEETLKGGHDTNDKEMLRFFVDNSASAIDWLDSIGIRLNNITITGGMNEKRTHRPEDGSAVGQYLVKGLVKNVQEKEVPLFVNADVKEITQKDGKVDGVKVLFNQADEKTITAKAVVVTTGGFGADMDMISKVRPDLEGYVTTNQIGSTGDGIKMIEALGGTTVDMDQIQVHPTVQQEKSYLIGEAVRGEGSILVNSEGTRFVNELTTRDKVTEAINALPEKAATLVFDSGVKSRVKAIEQYDKMGFVIQADTIEALAKEIGVPADKLKSTLDTWNSAVKNKNDAEFGRTTGMDNDLSTGPYYAIKIAPGIHYTMGGVKINTNTEVLNKDGAAIPGLFAAGEVTGGLHGQNRIGGNSVAEIIIFGRQAGIKSAEFVQAQ
- a CDS encoding ABC transporter ATP-binding protein, coding for MQQRTTEIISSPEAHTAAPPALEVSGISKSFTHRRRETNVLNNVSLKVEQQEFVSIVGPSGCGKSTLFHMIGGLVKPDAGTILMNGKVVTGQRGEISYMPQQPALFPWRTIEDNVLLAGEIKGALHDGAREEARQWLAKVGLSGFEHAYPHMLSGGMQQRAAFLRALLAPQELMLLDEPFSALDALTRSEMQRWLLELWEENRRSVLFITHNIEEALLLSNRIYVFSGRPGSILHTVDVPFPRPRRDEITDSPEFLKLKRQLSQWMREEQAKSGKQPSE
- a CDS encoding ABC transporter permease; the protein is MRSTWKLIWPPLVAVVFFLTVWQLSVSLFHIESWILPSPADIARESTSNASGLWVHTMATLRLTLIGFPIGTGVGLIVALLLHLLPWAKRAFYPLIILSQNVPSIALGPLLIIWFGFGLLPKIVLITLVCFFPVAVAAMGGLSQSDQVMMNYMKMAGASKWQIFTKLELPSSIPALFSGVKISATYAVMGAVVAEWIGADKGIGYYMLLQKSAYRTDRMFVAIVIIVLLSLVLFAIIALLEKWLVRWKPRRSS
- a CDS encoding MTH1187 family thiamine-binding protein; the protein is MANTLLSIQVIPKTPNNEDSIPYVDKAIEVIQKSGVKHQVNPLETTMEGELSELLEVVRQMQEALIEAGSPSVISQIKIAHNPTGISMDKLTEKYRP
- a CDS encoding ABC transporter substrate-binding protein, producing MQLKKALMLSLICMLILAIAGCGSNNGNTAGNKGNAAESNAATGSNAPKELTKVKVALDWTPNTNHTGLYVAKDLGYYAEEGLDVEIVQPGAAGSDTMVTSGEAAFGISAQEGLTLARLQGVPLVSIAAIIQHNTSGFAAPVDRNIKSPKDFEGKTYGGWGSPAEEAAMKAIMDPVGGDVKKVKLISIGEADYFTAVKRDIDFAWIFYAWTGIEAELRGEPLDMLYLKDYAPQLDYYTPVLTTSEKQITENPDLVKAFLKATSKGYQYAIDHPEEAAATLSKAVPDLDTELVLASQKWLSPKYKDDAPRWGEQKTEVWQNYGDWMYDLKLLDKPLDAASAFTNDFLPAE
- a CDS encoding MFS transporter, whose product is MKKLIWIGCLSYFVIGLAHVVLGSILPVLLKHYDQNYSAGGQLIFSQFAGFLAGVLVSPLLNRRFGKRGGIIIATALLLTAEIAYAFLPPWGWMYVIAVAAGFGFGMIEAVIGTIIIGAVTEGTAIAMSRLEVLFGIGALVMPLIASPLIATGAWRLAFLIVAGFSLISLILWGRGHFGNLQRILDERAPRKVSVTSHSSQSSTQLPYKGKQWILLGIFILFFFLYVGTEMSLVNFMPAIFIAKLGMTESAAALTVTFFWLAMSTGRLFAGVIAEKISYRVYILSSCLLTLLLLTLFPFTENRVAAFIVILLLGLFMSGIFSIALVFSSKMLPGAEESTPSIMIAAGGVGGALLPLFMGWSMDHLKVAQTAGLLAGFAAFLFLLSIAAWRFQSRQAVQRKSSSI
- a CDS encoding pyridoxamine 5'-phosphate oxidase family protein; this encodes MDNKQLEQLIIKALDNNKFGSFGTIEGGNKPKVRYMAIFHEGLKIYLATNRKTHKVEELSDNPNTFLLLGYESGGSKEVLEIEATAAVSMDEGLRTKVWNKELEPWFTGPDDPNYVILELTPTRIEYIGSNKEHGVWTP
- a CDS encoding response regulator transcription factor, which codes for MSVTLLYIEDDREIGSVVSADLSERGYSVRWLRSGEGATEEAASCQLAILDVMLPGLDGFTVGQRLKRVYPKLPILMLSARTSIDDKLQGLEFADDYLTKPFHPDELAARIEVLLRRNGASAQESLTLKHLVVYEGDNRVINAQTQEEIMLTGKQFQIFSYLLRHLGQIMTKEQIYETVWGESYIEGDKTLMVHIRYLREKLELDPGSPEIIETVRGIGYRVRA